In a genomic window of Rhodovulum sp. P5:
- the tssE gene encoding type VI secretion system baseplate subunit TssE: MADRRLQERLQPSLLDRLTDDAPGDLKEKRDDRVIDARRLRDILQRDLSWLLNTSNLQSEIDPELFPQASVSVVNYGIEEVAGTYSTERRAVLLQDAIEQAIQVYEPRIRRGTLSVLLHSEENARETLVTFDIRADMWAQPLPQSVYLRSEVDLTTGAVTLESTG; this comes from the coding sequence ATGGCTGACCGCCGTCTGCAGGAACGCTTGCAGCCATCGCTTCTGGACCGGCTGACCGACGATGCGCCGGGGGACCTGAAGGAAAAACGCGATGACCGCGTGATCGATGCGCGCCGCCTGCGCGACATCCTGCAACGGGATCTGAGCTGGCTGCTGAACACCTCCAACCTGCAAAGCGAGATCGACCCGGAGTTGTTCCCGCAGGCCTCTGTCTCCGTTGTCAATTACGGGATCGAGGAAGTGGCCGGGACCTATTCGACCGAACGTCGGGCGGTTCTGCTGCAGGACGCGATCGAGCAGGCGATCCAGGTTTATGAGCCGCGGATCCGGCGGGGCACCCTGTCGGTGCTTCTGCACAGCGAAGAGAACGCCCGCGAAACGCTGGTCACCTTCGATATCCGTGCCGACATGTGGGCCCAGCCGCTGCCGCAAAGCGTTTATCTGCGGTCCGAGGTGGACCTGACCACCGGGGCCGTGACGCTTGAGAGCACGGGGTAG
- the tssH gene encoding type VI secretion system ATPase TssH encodes MSEISRVSLFGKLNSLGYKAIDEATVFCKLRQNPYVELVHWLFQIVQQPDSDMHRIMEHYKLDPSVLAKDMTAALDKLPRGATAISDLSEHIEDAVQWAWLYGSLQFNTSHVRTGHLVIGMMKTPALRNILIGISREFAKIKVDDLIENFADITGGSPEDSLRAQDGSSLGTEPGADSGAMPSAQLGKQEALKQFCTDMTQQARDGKIDHIVGRDAEIRQIVDILMRRRQNNPILTGEAGVGKTAVVEGFAMRIARGDVPPSLKDARLLSLDVGLLQAGASMKGEFENRLRQVIEEVQASPVPIVMFVDETHTLVGAGGAAGTGDAANLLKPALARGTLRTIGATTWAEYKKHIEKDPALTRRFQVVQVEEPALDKALLMMRGIASSLEGHHKVQVLDEGLESAVNLSARYIPARQLPDKSVSVLDTACARVAVSQHAVPAEVDDARKRIDAYNTELEIIARDESAGQDVTARRAEIGEALEKEQARLDALEARWGREKDIVTEILDLRAKLREGGAPVDSEEAEGEEAAEASPMTAEERAEALAALRAKNAELAEIQDEDPLILPIVDAQAVASVVGDWTGIPVGRMVRNELQTVLDLEQHLAQRVIGQDHAMQMIAKRIQTSRAGLDNPNKPIGVFMLAGTSGVGKTETALALAEVLYGGEQNVITINMSEYQEAHTVSSLKGAPPGYVGYGEGGVLTEAVRRKPYSVVLLDEVEKAHPDVHELFFQVFDKGTMEDGEGRVIDFKNTLILLTSNVGSDLIMDMCADPDLMPEPEGIAKALREPLLKVFPAALLGRLVTIPYYPLSPEILGAITRLQLGKIKKRVEATHKVPFAYSDAVVDTIVSRCQELESGGRMIDAIVTNTMLPDISREFLMRMIAGEEVQQVAIDVTDGTFTYAFDAA; translated from the coding sequence ATGTCGGAAATCAGCCGGGTCTCGCTTTTCGGCAAGCTCAACAGTCTGGGCTACAAGGCCATCGACGAGGCTACGGTGTTCTGCAAGTTGCGGCAGAACCCTTACGTCGAGTTGGTTCACTGGCTGTTCCAGATCGTGCAGCAGCCGGACAGCGACATGCACCGCATCATGGAGCATTACAAGCTGGACCCCTCGGTGCTGGCGAAAGACATGACCGCCGCGCTGGACAAGCTGCCCCGCGGCGCCACCGCGATCAGCGATCTGTCCGAACATATCGAGGACGCGGTGCAATGGGCGTGGCTTTACGGCTCGCTCCAGTTCAACACCAGCCATGTGCGCACCGGGCATCTGGTCATCGGCATGATGAAGACGCCCGCGCTGCGCAACATCCTGATCGGGATCAGCCGGGAGTTCGCCAAGATCAAGGTCGACGACCTGATCGAGAATTTCGCCGACATCACGGGCGGCTCGCCCGAGGACAGCCTGCGGGCGCAGGACGGCTCTTCCCTCGGGACCGAACCGGGGGCGGACAGCGGGGCGATGCCCTCGGCGCAACTGGGCAAGCAGGAGGCGCTGAAGCAGTTCTGCACCGACATGACCCAGCAGGCCCGCGACGGCAAGATTGACCATATCGTCGGGCGCGACGCGGAAATCCGGCAGATCGTCGATATCCTGATGCGGCGGCGGCAGAACAACCCGATCCTGACCGGGGAGGCCGGGGTCGGCAAGACCGCGGTGGTAGAAGGGTTCGCGATGCGCATCGCGCGCGGCGACGTCCCGCCCTCGCTCAAGGACGCGCGGCTGTTGTCGCTGGATGTCGGTCTTTTGCAGGCTGGCGCGTCGATGAAGGGGGAGTTCGAGAACCGCCTGCGGCAGGTGATCGAGGAGGTGCAGGCCAGCCCCGTGCCCATCGTGATGTTCGTGGATGAGACCCATACGCTGGTGGGGGCCGGTGGCGCGGCGGGCACGGGCGATGCGGCGAACCTGCTGAAACCGGCGCTGGCGCGCGGCACGCTCAGGACCATCGGCGCCACCACCTGGGCCGAATACAAGAAGCATATCGAGAAGGACCCGGCCCTGACCCGCCGCTTCCAGGTGGTGCAGGTGGAGGAACCGGCCCTCGACAAGGCGCTGTTGATGATGCGGGGTATCGCGTCCAGCCTTGAAGGGCACCACAAGGTGCAGGTGCTGGACGAGGGTTTGGAATCGGCGGTGAACCTGTCGGCGCGCTATATCCCCGCGCGGCAGTTGCCGGACAAGTCGGTCAGCGTGCTGGATACCGCCTGCGCGCGCGTTGCCGTCAGCCAGCACGCCGTGCCGGCCGAGGTCGACGATGCCCGCAAACGGATCGACGCGTACAATACCGAACTGGAGATCATCGCCCGCGACGAAAGCGCCGGGCAGGACGTGACCGCGCGGCGGGCAGAGATCGGCGAGGCGCTGGAAAAGGAACAGGCGCGACTGGACGCGTTGGAGGCGCGCTGGGGCCGCGAAAAGGACATCGTCACGGAAATCCTCGACCTGCGCGCCAAGCTGCGCGAGGGCGGCGCCCCGGTGGACAGCGAAGAAGCGGAAGGCGAGGAAGCCGCCGAAGCCTCTCCCATGACGGCGGAGGAGCGGGCCGAGGCCCTGGCCGCCTTGCGCGCCAAGAATGCGGAACTGGCAGAGATTCAGGACGAAGACCCGCTGATCCTGCCCATCGTCGATGCGCAGGCTGTGGCCAGCGTCGTGGGGGACTGGACGGGCATTCCGGTGGGGCGCATGGTCCGCAACGAATTGCAGACCGTGCTGGATCTGGAACAGCATCTGGCCCAGCGGGTGATCGGGCAGGACCATGCCATGCAGATGATCGCCAAGCGGATCCAGACCAGCCGCGCAGGCCTCGACAACCCCAACAAGCCCATCGGGGTGTTCATGCTGGCCGGGACATCCGGCGTGGGCAAGACGGAAACGGCGCTCGCCCTGGCCGAGGTTCTGTATGGGGGCGAACAGAACGTCATCACCATCAATATGAGCGAGTATCAGGAGGCGCACACGGTCAGCAGCCTGAAGGGCGCGCCGCCGGGCTATGTCGGCTATGGCGAGGGCGGTGTGCTGACCGAAGCGGTGCGGCGCAAGCCCTACTCGGTGGTGCTGCTGGACGAGGTGGAAAAGGCGCATCCCGACGTGCACGAGCTGTTCTTCCAGGTGTTCGACAAGGGCACGATGGAAGATGGCGAGGGCCGGGTGATCGACTTCAAGAACACGCTGATCCTGCTGACCTCGAATGTCGGGTCGGACCTGATCATGGACATGTGCGCCGACCCCGACCTGATGCCAGAGCCGGAGGGCATCGCCAAGGCCCTGCGTGAACCTTTGCTTAAGGTCTTTCCCGCGGCCCTGCTTGGCCGGCTTGTCACGATCCCCTACTATCCGCTCAGCCCGGAAATTCTGGGCGCGATCACCAGGTTGCAGCTTGGCAAGATCAAGAAGCGGGTGGAGGCCACGCACAAGGTGCCCTTTGCCTATTCCGACGCGGTGGTGGACACCATCGTGTCGCGCTGTCAGGAATTGGAGTCCGGGGGCCGTATGATCGACGCCATCGTGAC
- the tssG gene encoding type VI secretion system baseplate subunit TssG → MASEGGESAPDLTHYARFRASPESYHILFALRLLEAELQKGRALGRTRLPAQDRVRLGQDPELAFPRTTISGFTPEKDGKPAELRNLFFGFWGPHGPMPLHLTEYARDRAKNHRDKTLVAFTDMITHRMLSLFYRAWADVQPAPGLDRGRGRSFERRVAAIAGVAERRMQDRDAMPDLAKRYFAGLMAQGPKNAEGLTQVLSAFFSAPVAVEEFVGCWLPLEPDDRWQLGEAALGQRTVVGRRVWSRSSKIRIRIGPLSRAAYERLLPGSAALDRLTALVRNYAGPVLDFDVNLVLRGDEVPAARLGGQTRLGQTSWLGRRHDKGDAGDLILTPPEDQRLAAHHGAAALT, encoded by the coding sequence ATGGCGTCCGAGGGCGGGGAAAGCGCGCCTGATCTGACGCATTACGCGCGATTCAGGGCCTCCCCGGAGAGTTATCACATCCTGTTTGCGCTCAGGCTTCTGGAGGCGGAACTGCAAAAGGGCCGGGCGCTCGGGCGGACAAGGCTGCCGGCGCAGGACCGCGTGCGCCTGGGCCAGGACCCCGAACTTGCGTTTCCGCGCACGACCATTTCGGGCTTTACCCCCGAAAAGGACGGCAAGCCGGCCGAGTTGCGGAACCTGTTCTTCGGGTTCTGGGGGCCGCACGGGCCCATGCCCCTGCACCTGACCGAATATGCCCGCGACCGGGCCAAGAACCACCGCGACAAGACGCTGGTGGCCTTCACCGACATGATCACCCACCGGATGCTGAGCCTGTTCTACCGGGCCTGGGCCGATGTGCAGCCCGCACCGGGGCTCGACCGTGGGCGGGGGCGGAGTTTCGAGCGGCGGGTGGCCGCGATCGCCGGGGTGGCCGAGCGGCGGATGCAGGATCGCGACGCGATGCCCGATCTGGCCAAGCGCTATTTCGCGGGGCTGATGGCGCAGGGCCCAAAGAATGCCGAGGGGCTGACACAGGTGCTGTCGGCGTTCTTCTCTGCCCCCGTGGCGGTGGAGGAGTTCGTCGGTTGCTGGCTGCCGCTGGAGCCTGACGACCGCTGGCAACTGGGTGAGGCGGCGCTGGGCCAGCGCACCGTTGTGGGCCGCCGGGTGTGGTCGCGCAGTTCCAAGATACGGATCAGGATCGGACCGCTGAGCCGCGCGGCGTATGAGCGCCTTCTGCCGGGCAGTGCCGCCCTTGATCGGCTGACCGCGCTGGTGCGCAACTATGCTGGCCCGGTTCTGGATTTCGACGTCAATCTCGTGCTGCGCGGGGACGAGGTTCCCGCGGCCCGCCTTGGCGGACAGACGCGGCTGGGCCAGACAAGCTGGCTTGGGCGGCGCCATGATAAAGGGGATGCCGGGGATCTGATCCTGACACCGCCCGAAGACCAGCGGCTGGCGGCGCATCACGGCGCCGCGGCCTTGACCTAA
- a CDS encoding type VI secretion system accessory protein TagJ has translation MTAATADAEALVRTGDLDAGLAALQDAVRGNSSDPKLRIFLFQLLCVKGDWNRAVTQLKLCAQLDAAALPMAQTYREGIICEVFREKVFAGEKQPLVFGEPQDWIALMIQALSLQAAGNTAEAAALRARAFEDAPASRGTLNGHPFEWIADADMRLGPVLEAVINGKYYWLPFNAIHRLLAEPPTDLRDTVWTPCNLTLRNGGEFVALIPTRYAGTASIGTDAEKLSRATNWEDAGAETFIGRGQRLLATDAGDTPVMELRELLIDGDGEPAAETTPEAAANG, from the coding sequence GTGACCGCAGCCACCGCCGATGCCGAAGCCCTCGTCCGTACCGGAGACCTCGATGCGGGGCTTGCCGCCTTGCAGGATGCGGTGCGGGGCAATTCCTCCGACCCGAAGCTGCGGATCTTCCTGTTCCAACTGCTCTGCGTGAAGGGCGACTGGAACCGCGCCGTCACACAGTTGAAACTGTGTGCCCAGCTTGATGCCGCCGCCCTGCCCATGGCGCAGACCTATCGCGAGGGGATCATCTGCGAGGTGTTCCGCGAAAAGGTGTTCGCGGGGGAAAAACAACCGCTGGTTTTCGGGGAACCGCAGGACTGGATCGCGCTGATGATCCAGGCGCTGAGCCTTCAGGCCGCCGGCAACACCGCCGAGGCCGCCGCCCTTCGTGCGCGCGCCTTCGAGGATGCGCCCGCCAGCCGCGGCACGCTGAACGGCCACCCGTTCGAATGGATTGCCGATGCCGACATGCGGCTTGGCCCCGTGTTGGAGGCGGTGATCAACGGCAAGTATTACTGGCTGCCGTTCAACGCCATTCACCGCCTGCTGGCAGAACCGCCCACCGATCTGCGCGACACGGTCTGGACGCCCTGCAACCTGACGCTCCGCAACGGGGGGGAGTTCGTGGCGCTGATCCCGACCCGGTATGCGGGCACCGCATCCATTGGCACCGATGCCGAGAAGCTGTCGCGCGCAACCAACTGGGAGGACGCGGGGGCCGAGACCTTTATCGGGCGCGGTCAGCGTCTTCTGGCCACCGATGCGGGCGACACGCCGGTGATGGAACTGCGCGAATTGTTGATCGACGGCGACGGTGAACCCGCCGCAGAGACGACGCCCGAGGCGGCTGCCAATGGCTGA
- the tssF gene encoding type VI secretion system baseplate subunit TssF translates to MDTRLLRHYEAELTYLREMGAEFAASYPKIAARLGMEGTDVLDPYVERLLEGAAFLAARVQLEMDLQYPAFASHLFEIVYPQFLAPIPSTMITRFTPDMANAALADGHLLARGTRLNALPVEGSSTRCEYRTAHDVTLWPVTVTEVEYIDGRGALVAAGVAGDKPARAGLRLRLQRHGGAPLSELSLDTLSLFLAGTENTAWALYELLCNETVAVVGRSTDRRADWVQPLSGAAAVPRGFDREEALLPTPEQSFDGYRLLQEYFALPQRYRFVDLTGLAPALGRAEGDTVDLYVLLRDGNASIRDSIQPENFALHCTPAINLYDRRCDRVPISVRDVEQHVIVDRTAPLDYEIYAITSVTGISAEGEDDIDFLPFFAEREFTPLARSGPAYYTQRRRMRQRTQKEKQRGPRADYLGAELYLDLVDAAQAPYPAGLVQLAVRALVTNRDLPLLLSTGGVGVFQLADGGPVSQIATPIPPTKPRPGVADGDTAWRLISQLSLNYLSLVDTAGGQAADALRELIGVHAPAGDRTIEKQLEGITSVKAHPKVRRLADEVLSTAVRGLEIEVTCDEAFFEGSSVYLLGAVLERFFAKYVTMNSFTETVLCTETRGEVARWRPRAGKARLI, encoded by the coding sequence ATGGATACCCGCCTTCTGCGCCACTACGAAGCCGAACTGACCTATCTGCGCGAGATGGGGGCAGAGTTCGCCGCAAGCTACCCCAAGATCGCGGCCCGCCTGGGGATGGAGGGGACCGACGTCCTTGACCCCTATGTCGAACGGTTGCTGGAGGGGGCGGCGTTCCTGGCGGCGCGGGTTCAGCTTGAGATGGACCTGCAATACCCCGCCTTCGCCAGCCATCTGTTCGAGATCGTCTATCCGCAATTCCTGGCCCCGATCCCGTCGACCATGATCACCCGGTTCACCCCGGACATGGCCAATGCCGCGCTGGCCGACGGGCATCTGCTGGCCCGCGGCACGCGGCTGAACGCCTTGCCGGTGGAAGGGTCCAGCACCCGCTGCGAATACCGGACCGCCCATGACGTCACGCTGTGGCCGGTGACCGTGACCGAGGTCGAATATATCGACGGGCGCGGTGCGCTGGTGGCCGCGGGTGTGGCCGGCGACAAGCCGGCGCGCGCGGGGCTACGGCTTCGGCTGCAACGTCATGGCGGCGCGCCGCTGTCGGAACTCAGCCTCGACACGCTGTCGCTGTTTCTCGCAGGGACCGAGAACACCGCCTGGGCGCTCTACGAGCTTTTGTGCAACGAAACCGTCGCGGTCGTCGGACGGTCGACCGACCGGCGCGCCGACTGGGTGCAGCCGCTGTCGGGGGCGGCCGCCGTGCCGCGCGGCTTTGATCGGGAGGAGGCGTTGCTGCCGACGCCGGAGCAGAGCTTTGACGGCTATCGGCTGTTGCAGGAATATTTCGCGCTGCCGCAACGCTATCGCTTTGTCGATCTGACGGGCCTTGCCCCCGCGCTTGGCCGGGCGGAAGGTGACACGGTCGATCTTTATGTCCTGCTGCGCGACGGCAATGCTTCGATCCGCGACTCGATCCAGCCGGAGAATTTCGCACTGCATTGCACGCCCGCGATCAACCTGTACGACCGCCGCTGCGACCGGGTTCCGATCTCTGTCCGGGATGTGGAACAGCATGTCATCGTCGACCGCACCGCGCCGCTGGACTATGAAATCTACGCGATCACCTCGGTCACCGGGATCAGCGCCGAGGGCGAGGACGACATCGATTTCCTGCCCTTCTTCGCAGAGCGGGAATTCACCCCGCTCGCCCGCTCGGGGCCAGCCTATTACACGCAGCGCCGCCGGATGCGCCAGCGCACCCAGAAGGAAAAGCAGCGCGGGCCGCGGGCGGATTACCTGGGGGCGGAACTCTATCTCGACCTTGTCGATGCGGCGCAGGCCCCCTATCCGGCGGGGCTGGTGCAGTTGGCGGTGCGCGCGCTGGTGACCAATCGCGACCTGCCGCTGTTGCTGTCGACCGGCGGTGTCGGGGTGTTTCAGCTTGCCGATGGCGGGCCGGTGTCGCAGATCGCGACGCCCATTCCGCCGACCAAGCCGCGCCCGGGCGTGGCCGATGGCGACACGGCTTGGCGGCTGATCTCGCAACTCAGCCTGAACTATCTGTCGCTGGTCGATACCGCGGGCGGGCAGGCGGCCGATGCCCTGCGCGAGTTGATCGGGGTTCACGCACCCGCGGGCGACCGGACCATCGAAAAGCAGCTTGAGGGCATCACCAGCGTGAAGGCGCATCCCAAGGTCCGCAGGCTGGCCGACGAGGTGCTGTCGACCGCCGTGCGCGGGCTGGAAATCGAGGTGACCTGCGACGAGGCGTTCTTCGAAGGCTCCAGCGTGTATCTGCTGGGCGCCGTGCTGGAACGGTTCTTCGCGAAATATGTCACCATGAACAGTTTCACCGAAACGGTGTTGTGTACCGAAACAAGGGGAGAAGTGGCCCGATGGCGTCCGAGGGCGGGGAAAGCGCGCCTGATCTGA
- a CDS encoding type VI secretion system tube protein Hcp: protein MAVDMFLNLEGEIEGEAQDKEHEKEIDILAWSWGVSQSGTFHHGGGGGSGKANFQDISCTKWIDKSSAKLLEYCANGDHFKKGVLTVRKAGKKPLEYIIYTLHDVLVTSVSTGGSGGEDRLTENVTFNFRAVEVKYTEQKSDGTAGKPQEFKWDIAANAPL from the coding sequence ATGGCCGTAGACATGTTCCTCAATCTTGAGGGTGAGATCGAGGGTGAAGCCCAGGACAAGGAGCACGAGAAGGAGATCGACATCCTTGCATGGTCGTGGGGGGTCAGCCAGTCGGGGACCTTCCACCATGGCGGTGGCGGCGGCTCCGGCAAAGCCAATTTCCAGGACATTTCCTGCACGAAGTGGATCGACAAGTCCTCGGCGAAGCTGCTGGAATATTGCGCCAATGGCGACCACTTCAAGAAGGGCGTCCTGACCGTGCGCAAGGCCGGCAAGAAGCCGCTGGAATACATCATCTACACCCTGCACGATGTTCTGGTGACCTCGGTGTCCACCGGCGGGTCCGGCGGTGAGGACCGCCTGACCGAGAACGTGACCTTCAACTTCCGCGCGGTCGAGGTGAAATACACCGAGCAGAAGTCGGACGGCACCGCCGGCAAGCCGCAAGAATTCAAGTGGGATATCGCGGCGAACGCCCCGCTTTGA